One region of Culex pipiens pallens isolate TS chromosome 2, TS_CPP_V2, whole genome shotgun sequence genomic DNA includes:
- the LOC120421696 gene encoding alpha-tocopherol transfer protein-like — protein sequence MSELKIRPIPEALQKKANKELNENVQLLSSELETIRTWIKQSGHLRARTDDQFLVGFLRACKHSIERLKEKMDIYYSIRSVLPEVMDKRDPLNPFVRKVIQMGVTIPLPKTVNPDDPKIVLIRAGAFDGDFCDFPDILKVFTMIADLQLRDDDQMVICGQTAIIDLGNSSSGHFFNFNVSFLKKAAILNQQGSPLRQKEFHFINTPKGFDIVVSLFRSLMTEKNRGKTIVSHGSDVKSLQKYFPKSVLPTEYGGDLGPVQQYVDYWEQRLIDDQEYLIGEQKFGVDESKRRSTNPLSEEKDLFGTAGTFRKLEFD from the exons ATG TCTGAACTGAAAATACGCCCCATACCCGAAGCTCTCCAGAAGAAAGCCAACAAGGAACTTAACGAAAATGTTCAGCTGCTGTCCAGTGAGCTGGAAACCATCAGAACTTGGATAAAACAATCCGGGCACCTTCGAGCTAGAACGGATGACCAATTCTTGGTGGGATTTCTGAGAGCCTGCAAACACAGCATCGAGCGGCTCAAGGAGAAGATGGACATATACTACTCGATTCGATCCGTGCTGCCGGAAGTAATGGACAAGAGAGATCCACTGAATCCGTTTGTCCGGAAGGTCATTCAAATGGG TGTTACTATTCCACTACCGAAGACTGTGAATCCGGATGACCCGAAAATCGTCTTAATCCGAGCAGGTGCATTCGACGGAGATTTCTGCGATTTCCCGGATATTCTCAAAGTATTCACAATGATCGCCGACCTGCAACTGCGGGACGACGACCAAATGGTGATTTGTGGCCAGACGGCCATAATCGATCTGGGTAACTCTTCCAGCGGGCACTTTTTCAACTTCAACGTGTCTTTCCTGAAGAAGGCTGCCATCCTGAACCAACAAGGTTCCCCGCTGCGCCAGAAGGAGTTCCACTTCATCAACACCCCGAAAGGGTTCGACATTGTGGTTAGTTTGTTCCGGAGTCTGATGACCGAGAAGAATCGTGGCAAAACG ATCGTCTCTCACGGTTCGGATGTTAAATCGTTGCAGAAATATTTCCCCAAATCTGTGCTTCCTACCGAATATGGGGGTGATTTGGGTCCAGTCCAACAATATGTGGACTATTGGGAGCAAAGACTGATAGACGATCAAGAGTACCTGATTGGAGAGCAAAAGTTTGGAGTGGATGAAAGTAAACGACGATCTACGAATCCACTGTCGGAGGAAAAGGACTTGTTTGGAACGGCTGGTACGTTCCGAAAACTAGAGTTTGATTGA
- the LOC120421691 gene encoding alpha-tocopherol transfer protein-like produces MALAIRPISIELAEVARKTLNEDPIQCRSQLEVLRSWFRERSNLHGSLDDQVLVTFLRGCKFSLEKAKEKLALFYWIRTGLTQVVQERDPLDEHVVQLIRMGVGTPLPYTERPVDPKIFIIRVGQFDYTKCSFADVIKVGTMINDVLMRDDDQMVICGMALIIDMAKVTAGHLMQFDFEFLKQVAVLYQDASPLRMQGIHILNPPPLVQTVVSLFNGLLSPKNKDRRIFFHGTSLDSLQQHFSKSILPVEYGGDLGSIETIVNQWEDKLKQNREYLLELARLEDCSVTKLGMNGSTPPSPSVLTPTKKNASFGLDGSFRKLEID; encoded by the exons ATGGCCTTGGCGATTCGTCCTATTTCGATCGAGTTGGCCGAAGTGGCCCGGAAAACTCTGAACGAAGATCCGATCCAGTGCCGGAGTCAGCTGGAAGTGCTGAGGAGTTGGTTTCGGGAGCGGAGCAATTTGCACGGATCGCTGGACGATCAGGTGTTGGTGACGTTTCTTCGTGGGTGCAAGTTTAGCTTGGAAAAGGCCAAGGAGAAGCTGGCCTTGTTCTACTGGATTCGGACGGGGTTGACGCAGGTCGTGCAGGAACGCGATCCGCTTGACGAGCATGTGGTGCAGCTGATCCGGATGGGAGTTGGAACTCCTCTGCCGTACACCGAACGTCCGGTGGATCCCAAAATCTTCATCATTCGAGTCGGGCAGTTTGACTACACCAAGTGCAGCTTCGCCGATGTGATCAAAGTTGGAACGATGATAAACGATGTTCTGATGCGTGATGACGATCAGATGGTGATCTGTGGAATGGCTTTGATAATCGACATGGCCAAGGTTACGGCGGGACACCTGATGCAGTTCGATTTTGAGTTCCTGAAACAGGTAGCCGTTCTGTACCAGGATGCTAGCCCGTTGCGAATGCAGGGCATCCACATCCTAAATCCACCTCCACTAGTGCAAACAGTGGTGAGCTTGTTCAACGGTTTGCTGTCGCCGAAGAACAAGGATCGAAGG ATATTTTTCCACGGAACCAGCTTAGATTCTCTTCAACAACACTTTTCCAAAAGCATACTCCCAGTGGAGTATGGAGGCGACCTTGGTTCGATCGAAACGATTGTGAATCAGTGGGAGGACAAGCTGAAGCAAAATCGAGAATATTTGTTGGAGCTGGCCAGGTTGGAGGATTGTAGTGTAACGAAACTAGGAATGAATGGTTCTACACCGCCATCGCCTTCGGTGCTAACACCAACCAAAAAGAATGCAAGTTTTGGATTGGATGGCTCGTTCAGAAAGCTTGAAATAGACTAG